Sequence from the Argentina anserina chromosome 7, drPotAnse1.1, whole genome shotgun sequence genome:
ATCAAATATCCAACACAAGTATACATGTAACAATCACAGTGTGATCCTTCACCTACTAATGGAGCATGGTGTGACAACGTAACATGTTCAACAACTTGGTCAAGAAAGTCAGAAACTTACCGATGGATTGGCCGGGGAAAGTGTCAACTAGCTTGACAACATCGGAGTCGGCAATATTGTCAGCTTTGAAGATACCAATGCAGACACCAATACGGTCTTCCCTTGTGGGAGCCCAGTAGAACTTCTCCATACGCCCGTCACGGATGAGAGGAGCATACAATGTTGAGAAATCGTTACCAGTGACGATGATTGGGACACGTTCGTTGTCCTCCTTGTTGTACATGCCGGGGAGCTGGACATTGGTTGGGTTATCAGCAATATTCATGAGGGTGGCGTTAACCATCTGGTTGTTGACTGTGTATTGGGTGGTTCCACCCATACGACCAGCTCCTGCATCAAGATCGTTGATGAAGAGACAACACATTTTTCCCTTCCTGATGATATCGGATGCCTCACGGTACCTTTGCCTGATCAACTTTGCGGGTTCTCCGGCGTTTCCACTTTCCAATTCTCCGGCACTCATCATGATAGGGCTGAAAGTATCAACAAGAGCTAGATTTAGCTATTAAGAAACAGAATATTACCAGCATATAGAAACTAGTTAAATAGAATTGACATAGGCGGAATTCTCTTGCAAGTCTATTATgctattaattaatttattagtTTAACTTACTTTACTAACAATCTTTATTGATAGTCTAGTAACATAATACATCTATGTCGATCATATACTATCTCAAGCGCGCAGCTAATCAAAGTTTCTATATATCTTTATATATAGCAACAATGAAAAGCAAGAAATTAAACTCACGTGATTCCCATCTTAGCAAACACAagctcacactggaaagatTTACCCTGACCCTTGCCTCCCCAAATACCAAGGATAAGGGGAATCTGCATGTAAACAAATTGATGAtgtgagcatatatatatatatatatgcttcaaGTTAATTATCACCGACCCATATAGATACAGTTGTAGAACAATTCTGAGTACTATTGAGTATGATATAGACCTTGATGTTAGGCAAGCTCATGAAGTTCTTAGTGATGTGAACAACAAGCTTGTCCATGAAAGCAGGAGCAATGTAGAAACCATCCTTCATGTTGTCCATGTTGTACCTGAAACAAGGCATCATGCATATGTAAACACTGATCAGCTGTTTTGCTCAAACTGATCGAGTAAATAATGTTGCCGCGGATTCGTAGCACTAGTGGCCGGTTAATCAGTACGGAAATCAAGTAATTAACTTCTTTACTTACGTGCGAAGTCCAGTGCTAACGTAGTCATAAGAACTCATGATGGCCAAGTGAGTTCCGTCGCCCATGGGAGCTTGGAAGAGGGAATCGACCATACCCTTTCCTCTGGTGATGTCTTGTTGGTCATCGGAGATGTCATAGGCAAGGCCTTTCCATTTGTCCTTGTTGGTCTGAGTTTCTTCATCGATCTCTTGAGCCTCGGCTACAATCTTGAAGCTCCCGGATGAGATCTTGGAGCTGAGGAACCTTGAGTTCACTTTCTTCAAACTGCTTCCCATAAAGCTTGAGCTGGGAACTGAACCACTGCCGCTAGAGCCATTTAAGCTCAGCTGAtttaattcaaacaagtaaaacCAAACTTGAGAATTTGATAATTAACCTCCGAAACGTCATATATATTCCCATGTCTAATTCTTTCCTCTATTAATTCAATACAGAGTAATGTTACGTTCCTTGCGATTTACGTAATTAAAGCATGTGGTATTACGAAATCGTGAATTTAAACCTTGAACTCaaaaaagagtgaactgtaTATAATCACTAGCTGGTTGGTAATAATATAATTATGTTCACTAGCGACAAGATAACATCCAAGATCATTTTACCATATATGTCCAAGACATGCACGATATTAGATTATTCATATATTGTTGGATTAAGTGTGAATTACTATATACTTAACATGTTAAACATTTCAATCAGATatcttaatgaaagtaaagaagtGAAGGCATGTATGAAAAAAAGAGCCGGAAAGACGTGATACCAGGGCTCTGTTGACAGCGCCGACGGTGGAGACAGCGGTGGCCATTATAGGAGGAGGATTGGAAAGGGTTCTGATGAACTGAGGACCAGAGATGGAGCTAATCAGTTGCCTGCAAGCAGAAAGCAGAGAGTGTGTCTTTGATGAGGAACTGGGTTTGAACTTATAGTCGTTAAGTTAGAGCTAGTGTACAGAAATTCACATCCTGAGGATTAGCTTACTCGGTTGCTCACCACCATAGAATAAAGATTGGCTTGCTTCCACGTGGCAAACGGAGAGTGCCTGCCAACTGATCAATCTCCATAAGTTGGTTGTTTGAGGCTTTGAGGTTAGGTTTCAAGGGCTTTTCTTCTCCACCAGAAATTAGGGTAAGTTAATTAGTACCACAGATTCAGAATAGAAGACTTCGGAAACAAACCATCTCTATTATTTGTGGGgctgttttgttttttctcaCAGAAAATGGGAGAAGGAAAAATATAGAGTTAGAGATGAGGTGAATAAAATGTTTGTATTCTGGTTTCAGAGGTTTGACAGAGAGGTCCCATACATTCTCCAGGATAGATTGTGGCGCTGTGCTGTATGCCCAGTATCAAATTCAGTACATTTCGGGTCCAACATCCTGGTCTGTAATTTTCCTTTCTCACTGAAGCCCAAGATCAATCTAAGCCCAAGACCCAGGACAGTCAGTTTCAAATTAGAATCCGGTCCAAGTTCCATTTCCCAAAAGTAaaatctaaaataataataattgatttttttaatgacAATCATATGAATTAAAATGAATGGCATGGGTTATTTATACGTAGGGAGTTTGGAAGGCAATGTCATGTCTTATATGTAATTTTGTTACCGTCTATTTTTTATCTGAAATTTCTCAATTCCACAACCTACAAATTTTTtgggcttcttataaaaaagttaCATTTGATTGATGcatttagaaaaaagtcaagtAAGAtgtgaaaattagaaaaaaatcacaCTAAAAAGACTTAAAATGTTGTCACTAAACTTGATGATACTTACAATATGCCATTGCcaccttcttctccttctccacaTCCTCGTCGATCTCCTCTTCCCTAGACGCTGAGTCCTCACCCGCTCCTCCTTGCCGTCAACTCCGCTCACCCCAAGGTCATCGAACCCGCGCTCAAATGCGCCTTCAAGCTCATCTCTGGCATCCTATTCCCTGGCGAGATCCATGCTGCTGGCCCCAAATTCGTCTTCTTCAAGCTCATCAACTTCGTCTACAAGTGTGGCAGCGACGACGTTGGCTAGGATGCGATCCAAAGCAAACGTGGAGGAGATGAATCATAGGTCGACGACAATGGTTTATCCCCCAGCCAACGATGATGACGCATATCCAAAATCCAAGGTCGTCCTCGCCGCGCGGCTCTGTCCAGTAAAATTGAAATATGGACTCGCTGATGTAGGACTCGTCTGAAAAAATGGAGGTGCAATTTCGGGGAGGTGACTACGTGGAGGCCACGACGCTGAAGAGAGGAGGACGGCGACTGTGCTGCTGATGATGCAACGCTTGCTGAAAACGCCAAGATTGGAGACAATGGTGACCAATGGGTGCCCATAGCAGTTTTCTAGGTGGCCACCTCAAATATTAGGCAGTTGTTTTGTTTGGAAAATTGATGTCACATTATCTATCACACTGTCAGTCACACTAACTTTCTcatgtgacatgtagtgtgatagctagTGTGATAAGTACTGTGGTTGGGGTGTAATATCACATTAATGTCGATATGTGGATCATATGAGTTGATTGAAAGGTTTAATATCACGTAACAGTAAACAAATGTTCGTTATTTatagtcattcttcttctttttctttttcatcttgtcacaacatagtcacataaaaccaatgacaacgggtgtgacagttggtgtgacaattagtgtgataggtagtgtgacatcggTCATCGggtgtgacaagtagtgtaaCAGCAGGTGTGACAATTAGTGTGGCAAGTAGTATGACAACGAGTGTGAAAGGTAGTGTGATATGTAATGTGACAGCATGTGTGACAACATGTATAATAGGTATTGTGACAACAtgtgtgataggtaatgtgatAGTAAGTATGACAACGTgtgtgatagatagtgtgacatgcAGAGAGGAAAAgtaaatatgcgaaattatgttaaaattcaaaggagattggTATGAGTATGCTCAAAATGAATAGAATAACTAGAAATAAGGAACTTTGAGCTTCAGTTTCGCCGGAATTACTTGGAGCACCGCCATCAACGGCTGCAACCCCTTACGAGAGTTGTTACGCCTTGTATGGTGGTCAGTTTGGAATAGGTagggtatcaaatgaaagagatgagagagatctttctaacggtatCAACTACTCTCAAATCCATCATCAGACGACAAATTTATAGCTGAAACAATTTTCACCTCAAAATTTATACTATATTAGTGTtaacaataatatatatatatatatagttggatTTTTAGTATGCATTTCTCCTGTATAACGGTATTTTCTtcttaaattattaaaaatccTTAGTATAGCTCTTATAACATTTTTGTTActctatatattaaatatgagATTGTAAGTATGAATTATTAAGTTTCAATCTAGTTAAGTTGAGAAAAATATTTGTTGgagtattttattttatcattGATTTTCAAAATATTCTTCTACATTTATTGAcacttatttatattttcaaatatctACAATATGCATGGTTATATGTTTGTACTGTAAAAAAATTTTGGCCTCTCGCCAACTCCAaactcatatatgttcaaaTCCTAGATCCACCACTACACCACTAATTCTCTTTTAGACGATAGACCATACAACTGTGAAGaatcacaaattcacaatgaCATTGGTAACAGAACAATGGTGGACAccctataaaaaaaaagttaaagcGTGTATTGGTTTAGCTTTTCCTTCATGTTGCAGCGCAGCTGGATGTGCAGAACCAGAAAAAAATTTGCAGAAAGCTAGCATATCGAGCCTAATATTCCAAATGGCCACCGCAGTACGTGCATGCACCGATTTCCTTAACTTGATTAAACCCTCAACCTTCTCAGGAATCAGTCATAGCTTTTCGTCTTCAAAAGGATTACTTGGATCGATCATCTTTGATCCATGCCAGTTGATGATCGACATCTGAAGTTCAAATACGTAAGGACTCAGAAGCAGCCTTACTTCGCTCGTAGCCCAGAAACTGTATATGGTTATCAAACTAGCTTACAAGCACTTCAATGTTCAGAACAAACAAACAGCTGGGAGATCTAGGTAGCTATAAGTCTATGAGCAACTAAGAAACCCTAGCTAGCATTTGCAGGTGCaactaaaaaataataattgaagCATGATAGGGAAAAACACTTTCATCGTTTCACTCGAAAGCTCCTCCCCACCAATTCCATAACATGCATTCCATTCCCGTGCATATTTCACCTGAAGCCAAAAACTTCACAGTCCTGAAATGACAGAAAGCAACTACTCATTTACTGGAAATGGCATTCTGTCTCCCCAATAATGCTTTTGCATCTAGAGCCATGAAGCAGTCACATAGATGGGTAGATAGATTACTCATTGAAGCTTGAGCACTCATTACAACTTAATTACAACTCTCTGTTTCGCTTAGATTTGGGAAATTTTGGAAGCTTGCTGtgtttgaaattttttgtGGTGTTCTGAAAGACAAGAACAGTTCTATTAGCCACGACCCACAAGTAATTAGTGGCCAACAACCAACCTGATAATgtaggtttaaatatgtaaatggGATAATgtaggtttaaatatgtacatGCATGATCAGTTTAAAATTAGCACAATTATAGAGGCCATGAGTCAGACACTCTATACCCAATCCTAAGCTATGAAACTAGCTAGCGATGTTGAACAATAtgaatgtatatatatcatcTCGTTAGTGTCACAAGTATGACATATATAGCCGAAATCCACCAACCCCATCATTTGATTTTGACTGAAAGGTTTACATAATGTACGTTTTAATACAAGTTTCTTACTAAGCCCTGCAATTACTGGCTTATGGATTCCTCGAGTAGCTGCCCAAGTAAGTGGAGATCATCACCTCAATCGGCCTTTAGTGAAGTAAATGACAAAGTTGGTTCACTTGGTTGCCAATATAAATGCTGATGAAATTAGCAGTGCTAGTTTGATTGACGTAGTTATATATAGCATAGTATTCGATCGACAGTCTAATTGAACTTCTGATTTTGCTTAAAAATATATGATTGCTTTCCAAATATATGAACATATGATGGTCAGATAGGAAGTTTTTAAGTCTTTATTCGGATGTCACTCCTGATTTGTCCACGTAATTGAGATACACGTTAGTcttgtatatatgtttgtcTATGCTAGCTATGATCCATATATTACAAAAATTTATCAAAGAACGATAATGTGATTAAGATGTTTTCAGTTGAGTTAGATCTGCTGATATACAGATACGGTTACACCATGGATTAATTGCTAGGTACAAACACGTACTATAGCTATATATATCATCAACCGCAAAAGTTTATAGCTACCAGATGGTTAATAGTTAATGGTAGGAAAGGCCACTTCTCCTTCTTTTCCTCATAAATGTTCTTCTGAGCATGATGACCTTTCCATATATGAGCGTTTAAGACTAATCAAGTGAGATAAggtgtgatatatatataagccgTTTCTAGTGCGGATGTCCGCACCGTACAGATTAGACGATTCCAGCAACTGGCGGCCCATGATGACGGTGCGGAAGGTGCTGGCGGCACTCCCCACGTCATGGTGCTCCTGTCTGTACCATCCGGAGCTGCATCACCGGCCCACGGCGGCTGAAAACTCAAGATTTCGAGATTTCAAGTTTTTCGTCACTGTGTGGAAAAGTTCGAGATTCTGGCCGCTATGGGCTGACGCTGCAGTTCCGGCCAGCACAGACAGGAACGCCGAGAGGGGGAAGCAGGGCCAGCACCATCTGGGTCGCTGGTCGTCAAAATTATGGAATATGCGGACGTCTACACCTGAAAAGTCATATATATGAGCAATGAGTTTAGATATGGCCATTGTACATGTGTACTTGCTTGACCCACTACATAATAAAGCTTAATGTATTAGATCATGATTGGAGCCCCAACTTATGATGATGATTAGGTCTTCCATGAAATAGTCATTCCTGAAGATTCTACCTTTAGAGAGAAATAATTAATGAAGAAATGCTTACCCAAGTTGAGATTAATAGTGCAGGCCATAAAGGAGACCTAAAAGAACAATACCTTTCATCAAAGTAAAGAATGTCCATTATGTGATGGCTATAAATTAAGACTCAATCTAAGCACTTTGGGTGTAAACCAGTCAAATTGTAGTACTAGCTAGCCACCACCTGAAATATCAGTTTCAATCTCTGACACTACAGATTACTGCTTCAGACTATGACAGGACTGGGTTCTTCATGTGGAGCATGCAAGTTTCTGAGGAGAAAATGCACAAGTGAATGTGTGTTTGCTCCTTACTTCTGCTATGACCAAGCTGCAACCCATTTTGCAGCTGTGCACAAAGTGTTTGGTGCAAGCAATGTGTCGAAGCTACTGCTACACTTACCAGTACAACATCGATGTGATGCTGCTCTCACCATGTCTTATGAAGCATTAGCTCGTATGCGTGATCCGATATATGGATGCGTTTCACAAATCTTTGCACTCCAACAGCAGGTAACTTTCTGCTAGCTTCATGCGCGTATATATAATCCAGTCTATCTATTTTATTACAGTATCTAATAAGCTTTTCGGTATTGTAACATTGTGCAGGTTGCATACTTACAGGAGGAGATTGAAACTCTTCTACAGAGCCAAATGGTTAACTTGGCATATGGGAACTCTTGTGGAAATTCTGAAGCAAATGGTAACTCCAACACTTTGAGTGGGTTTCAAGTCCTTCCACAGCAATATGACATCGCTGTTGATAGACAGAAGTTTCAGAGCCAACCAGAAACACCAGTTCTACTTCCGCAAGCAGGAGTGGGGAGTACCAACCAAGGCTTTAGTAGTCATGAGATGGATATTCAGATGCCTCCCTTACATGAATGGGAAGAACTCAATATCTTCGCTGATCACTGCATGCAAGATCCTTTAGAAAGATATCTTGAAGGTATTAACCAAGTGAACTTGGGACATAATCCATGGTTGAATGACCCTTCCTTCTCCTGGAACTGAAGTAAAGATGgtctgattttgatttttagtgTGTGCGGTGAATGATCTCCAACCTTAGAAGATCGAACACAGGTCCTGCAGTGGAGACTACATGCATCAACGGCTGGGAGTTACCATCATCATGCACCACTGTCGTCTCTAGTTATCGTGAACTACGTACTGTTGTATTAGCttttgaaaaaaagaaaagaaaaaaaaggcagGAGCTGGTGAAATGATGAGAACGTACTCCAAATATCATGAGGGATATTCTGTGATGGCCTAATAAATTAACCCTGTCTTTGTTATGTAGTCAGATCGATAGTCGCGGCTTCTGAGTACGTATTTTGTGTTGATGTTATTCATGTAGCTTCAATCTAATCATAGGTTCGGAAATttgcattttaaatttttaaatagCTCCCTACGAAACAAGTGTCCTTCACGTGTTAGTCGTCTATTAAGTAGTCATTATTATCGGTATTAATTAGACAAATAAGTCTTATGAAACTGCACATCTTTTTTACCCTCCATCtaaaataaacctaataaaagaaaattcaatatAATATGAGTAGAAGAGTAAACTGAAAATCTTTTGTTCAATCTGTTTTCTCCAACTACTCCCACGTTTATAACTCACGTCGGTGCACATCCCTTTCTTCATTCCAGAACTACGCGAAGAGATATATTCATTTTTGGTTATTgtgtttaaattgaaaaaattcaatttattCGTTTGTGCTTAATTAGTTGATTATGAAATTCGTCGATTATAGTTTCTAGGTTTTAGGGGTTCTGGCAAGGCCGGCCCTATGGGACCCAGGCCTGAgatgaaaaaattaaaataaataaataaatattaaattttttaaaattttcacagTTAAAATATAATGTAATTTATCATTTTCATACTAAATTTGTGATTTTAAGAACTAATTAACATACTAGttacaaaaatagaaaaaataacACATTTAATGATAATTTAGGCCCATAAATTGGGTAATTGGATTAATAATACAACCCTTAGTACCAAAATGATGCATGGTATACGTAATTGattaataattattaaattatttcaataaataattaatgaaTATGTGAAAAAAAGTTAATTTTGGattaataaaaatttatatgtaaattttttaaaatgtcCCTTTTTGTTCTGGGTCCTAGTCTTGCGTCTATCAGCTCTTGGCCCAGGGCCGGCTTTGGGTTCTGGGTATTATAATTGTAAgcattgtttgtttttttttcattaggATTTTGATATTTTTACTTGAAGGGTTGATTATATTGATATTGATGTTGATAGTGTAAGTTATGTTTATAATTGcattaaaattttaagaattgtTTCTTAAAACTAAGTAAACATATGCGTGAGTGCGATCTTTTTATAGGCGCATCGCGCGTGTATGAAAGCTACtgaaaatattaaaatctAAAGATGGAAGAGACCAAAAATGGCCGCATCTGGGTAACACGACATGTCCAACCCTTTGCAGATGGACACATTTGACCCTTCATGGAGCGACGAAGGGATTGTTGAACATGGAGTCTTGTGTATAACTTTATCTAAGATATACCCTAAACACCCAGACGCATATTTGCTACAAAATCTTATCGAGGCGCAACAAGAGTTGAGTAAGTATGGATTTATGTACACTGTGGATTTGTTTACGAAGTCATCACACTGACACAACCTGCAGCAAGGAACTAACAGTTATTCGCAGAGCCAGATTTTCTTCAACTATTCGCAGTCAACAGTCTCTTCAATTAGCTCTGTTGTACAAGGACAAGTGTAGCTCATGAATTAACAATGTACCGAAACTGTCCCAACTTAACCACTTTTAaggtgttgagttttaatctcAAAAGTTCTCGATTTAATTGAATATTATCCATGTACTTGTAAGTTATAAACTATTTGTCAAATTTCAGACGTAAGATATTTCCTCTTAAACAAGCCCTTACACTCTTTACTGAATTGCTATCATCAACATTCATGGCCTTCGCGAAGAATTGGGGATCAGCCGGGAACAAATGAATGAACGGACGGAGCTTTTTGACTCCAAAGCTGACCTACTTATAGAAGAGTTCGAGTCGTACAAAATTATCACGCAGGCTACCACCACCGTGGTTGTCGGTAAATCAGAAGAAGTATAGTACGGTCAGCGATATCACGAAACGCTGCTTGGTTT
This genomic interval carries:
- the LOC126802782 gene encoding ribulose bisphosphate carboxylase/oxygenase activase, chloroplastic isoform X2, which produces MATAVSTVGAVNRALLSLNGSSGSGSVPSSSFMGSSLKKVNSRFLSSKISSGSFKIVAEAQEIDEETQTNKDKWKGLAYDISDDQQDITRGKGMVDSLFQAPMGDGTHLAIMSSYDYVSTGLRTYNMDNMKDGFYIAPAFMDKLVVHITKNFMSLPNIKIPLILGIWGGKGQGKSFQCELVFAKMGITPIMMSAGELESGNAGEPAKLIRQRYREASDIIRKGKMCCLFINDLDAGAGRMGGTTQYTVNNQMVNATLMNIADNPTNVQLPGMYNKEDNERVPIIVTGNDFSTLYAPLIRDGRMEKFYWAPTREDRIGVCIGIFKADNIADSDVVKLVDTFPGQSIDFFGALRARVYDDEVRKWIAGIGVDSIGKKLVNSKDGPPTFEQPKMTIEKLLEYGNMLVQEQENVKRVQLADQYLSEAALGDANADAIDRGTFYG
- the LOC126802782 gene encoding ribulose bisphosphate carboxylase/oxygenase activase, chloroplastic isoform X1, with protein sequence MATAVSTVGAVNRALLSLNGSSGSGSVPSSSFMGSSLKKVNSRFLSSKISSGSFKIVAEAQEIDEETQTNKDKWKGLAYDISDDQQDITRGKGMVDSLFQAPMGDGTHLAIMSSYDYVSTGLRTYNMDNMKDGFYIAPAFMDKLVVHITKNFMSLPNIKIPLILGIWGGKGQGKSFQCELVFAKMGITPIMMSAGELESGNAGEPAKLIRQRYREASDIIRKGKMCCLFINDLDAGAGRMGGTTQYTVNNQMVNATLMNIADNPTNVQLPGMYNKEDNERVPIIVTGNDFSTLYAPLIRDGRMEKFYWAPTREDRIGVCIGIFKADNIADSDVVKLVDTFPGQSIDFFGALRARVYDDEVRKWIAGIGVDSIGKKLVNSKDGPPTFEQPKMTIEKLLEYGNMLVQEQENVKRVQLADQYLSEAALGDANADAIDRGTFYGKAAQQVQVPVPEGCTDPTAKNFDPTARSDDGSCLYTF
- the LOC126803740 gene encoding LOB domain-containing protein 29-like — translated: MLLAPNSSSSSSSTSSTRLGSSCGACKFLRRKCTSECVFAPYFCYDQAATHFAAVHKVFGASNVSKLLLHLPVQHRCDAALTMSYEALARMRDPIYGCVSQIFALQQQVAYLQEEIETLLQSQMVNLAYGNSCGNSEANGNSNTLSGFQVLPQQYDIAVDRQKFQSQPETPVLLPQAGVGSTNQGFSSHEMDIQMPPLHEWEELNIFADHCMQDPLERYLEGINQVNLGHNPWLNDPSFSWN